One Siniperca chuatsi isolate FFG_IHB_CAS linkage group LG3, ASM2008510v1, whole genome shotgun sequence genomic region harbors:
- the LOC122872852 gene encoding transcription activator BRG1 isoform X2, whose protein sequence is MSTPDPPMGGTPRPGPSPGPGPSPGAMLGPSPGPSPGSSHSMMGPSPGPPSSGHSQAGPSGYGPDNMHPLHKPMESMHEKSMSEESRFSQMKGLSMRQGGHSGMGPPPSPLDQHSQGYHSPLGGSDHSSPVPSNGPPSGPLMPSSSSSSSSGGPSSASAPLDGPSGDQHTLGPNNRSVPPGSSGPGPSPGPSLGSSVTSLGSGLESGGPTGPVGPGGPGGPTPFNQNQLHQLRAQIMAYKMLARGQPLPDHLQMAVQGKRPMPGMQQPQPMPSLAPGAGGGPGGGPAGPGPGPGPMGSGYSRVHGMIGPNMPPPGPSGTPAGMQGQNPNGPPKSWPEGPMVNAAAPSNAPQKLIPPQPTGRPSPAPPSVPPAASPVMPPQTQSPGQPAQPTPMMPYHAKQNRITPIQKPCGLDPVDILQEREYRLQARITHRIAELENLPGSLAGDLRTKATIELKALRLLNFQRQLRQEVVVCMRRDTALETALDAKAYKRSKRQSLREARITEKLEKQQKIEQERKRRQKHQEYLNSILQHAKDFKEYHRSITGKMQKLTKAVATYHANTEREQKKENERIEKERMRRLMAEDEEGYRKLIDQKKDKRLAYLLQQTDEYVANLTELVRAHKAAQALKEKKKKKKKKKKLEIAEGQTPALGPDGEPLDETSQMSDLPVKVIHVDSGNILTGLDAPKAGQLETWLEMNPGYEVAPRSDSEDSEEEEEEEEEEEEPQPSSALVEEKKKITDPDSEDVSEVDVRHIIENAKQDVDDEYSGAAFARGLQSYYSVAHAVTEKVEKQSSLLINGQLKQYQIKGLEWLVSLYNNNLNGILADEMGLGKTIQTIALITYLMENKRLNGPYLIIVPLSTLSNWVYEFDKWAPTVVKVSYKGSPAARRAFVPQLRSGKFNVLLTTYEYIIKDKQVLAKIRWKYMIVDEGHRMKNHHCKLTQVLNTHYLAPRRVLLTGTPLQNKLPELWALLNFLLPTIFKSCSTFEQWFNAPFAMTGEKVDLNEEETILIIRRLHKVLRPFLLRRLKKEVEAQLPEKVEYVIKCDMSSLQRVLYRHMQAKGVLLTDGSEKDKKGKGGTKTLMNTIMQLRKICNHPYMFQQIEESFSEHLGFSGGIVQGPDLYRASGKFEVLDRILPKLRATNHKVLLFCQMTSLMTIMEDYFAYRNFKYLRLDGTTKAEDRGMLLKTFNDPGSEYFIFLLSTRAGGLGLNLQSADTVVIFDSDWNPHQDLQAQDRAHRIGQQNEVRVLRLCTVNSVEEKILAAAKYKLNVDQKVIQAGMFDQKSSSHERRAFLQAILEHEEQDEEEDEVPDDETVNQMIARSEEEFDQFMRMDLDRRREEARNPRRKPRLMEEDELPTWIMKDDAEVERLTCEEEEEKMFGRGSRQRKEVDYSDSLTEKQWLKAIEEGTLEEVEEEVRHKKTTRKRKRDRDLDLPGPSSSSGGRGRGDKDEDGKRQRKRGRPPAEKLSPNPPALTKKMKKIVDAVIKYKDSTSGRQLSEVFIQLPSRKELPEYYELIRKPVDFRKIKERIRGHRYRSLGDLERDVMLLFQNAQTFNLEGSLIYEDSIVLQSVFTSLRQKIEKEEESDGEESEEEEEEPEEGSESESRSVKVKIRLGRKDKGGDRGKGRSRRTGRTRAKPVVSDDDSEDEQEEEHSPSATDEES, encoded by the exons ATGTCAACGCCAGATCCCCCCATGGGAGGCACCCCTCGCCCAGGTCCTTCCCCTGGTCCGGGTCCCTCTCCTGGGGCTATGCTGGGCCCCAGCCCTGGACCCTCTCCAGGCTCCTCTCACAGTATGATGGGCCCCAGCCCTGGCCCTCCATCCTCTGGACACTCCCAGGCAGGACCTTCTGGATATGGCCCGGACAACATGCACCCTCTGCACAAA CCCATGGAGAGCATGCATGAGAAGAGCATGAGTGAGGAGAGCCGCTTCAGTCAGATGAAGGGACTGTCTATGAGACAGGGTGGGCACAGTGGTATGGGCCCCCCACCCAGTCCTCTAGACCAACACTCGCAAG GATACCACTCTCCATTAGGTGGCTCTGACCACTCCAGCCCTGTCCCTTCAAATGGTCCTCCCTCTGGACCTCTTATGCcatcatcctcttcttcctcctcctctggtggTCCTAGCTCTGCCTCTGCACCTTTAGATGGCCCCAGTGGAGATCAACACACTCTGGGTCCCAATAACCGGTCTGTCCCTCCAGGTAGCTCCGGCCCAGGCCCCAGTCCTGGACCCAGTCTTGGCTCCAGTGTCACCAGCCTTGGATCTGGCCTTGAATCTGGAGGCCCTACAGGTCCTGTTGGTCCTGGTGGCCCTGGTGGCCCTACTCCCTTCAACCAGAACCAGCTTCACCAACTCAGAGCCCAGATCATGGCTTATAAGATGCTGGCCCGGGGACAGCCCCTTCCAGACCACCTCCAGATGGCTGTCCAGGGGAAGAGGCCAATGCCTGGGATGCAGCAGCCGCAGCCCATGCCCAGCCTAGCTCCTGGAGCTGGAGGCGGGCCAGGAGGTGGACCagcaggaccaggaccagggcCTGGGCCAATGGGCTCAGGCTACAGTCGAGTTCACG GAATGATAGGTCCCAACATGCCTCCTCCAGGCCCATCGGGTACTCCAGCTGGGATGCAGGGGCAAAACCCAAACGGACCTCCCAAGTCCTGGCCTGAAG GCCCCATGGTTAATGCAGCAGCCCCCTCCAACGCACCCCAAAAGCTGATTCCCCCTCAGCCCACTGGCCGGCCTTCTCCTGCCCCCCCTTCGGTTCCCCCAGCTGCCTCACCAGTAATGCCTCCACAGACCCAGTCCCCCGGCCAGCCGGCACAGCCTACTCCCATGATGCCTTACCACGCCAAGCAGAACCGAATTACCCCCATTCAGAAACCTTGTGGCCTCGACCCAGTGGATATACTGCAGGAAAGGGAGTACAG GTTACAGGCTCGTATCACTCATCGTATTGCTGAACTGGAGAACCTGCCGGGTTCTCTGGCTGGTGATTTACGGACCAAAGCTACTATAGAGCTCAAAGCCCTCCGACTGCTGAACTTCCAGAGACAG CTGCGTCAAGAGGTGGTGGTGTGTATGCGCCGTGACACAGCACTGGAGACCGCCCTTGACGCCAAGGCCTACAAGCGAAGCAAACGTCAGTCTCTGCGGGAGGCCCGCATCACAGAGAAACTGGAGAAACAACAGAAGATTGAGCAAGAGCGCAAACGCAGGCAGAAACATCAG GAGTACCTCAACAGCATCCTGCAGCATGCCAAAGACTTCAAAGAGTACCACCGTTCCATCACAGGCAAAATGCAGAAACTGACCAAAGCTGTGGCCACCTATCATGCCAACACTGAACGGGAGcagaagaaagagaatgagcgcattgagaaagagaggatgaggaggctTATG gctgaggatgaggagggcTATCGTAAACTGATTGACCAGAAGAAGGACAAGCGTCTGGCGTACCTGCTGCAGCAAACTGACGAGTATGTCGCCAACCTCACCGAGCTGGTCAGAGCTCACAAAGCTGCGCAGGCCCtcaaggagaagaagaagaaaaagaagaaaaagaagaag TTGGAGATTGCTGAGGGTCAGACTCCTGCCTTGGGTCCGGATGGAGAG CCTCTGGATGAGACGAGTCAGATGAGTGACCTGCCTGTGAAGGTCATCCATGTAGACAGTGGGAACATCCTGACAGGATTGGACGCACCTAAAGCTGGACAGCTGGAGACCTGGCTGGAGATGAACCCTGG TTATGAGGTGGCTCCCCGCTCAGacagtgaagacagtgaggaggaggaagaggaggag gaggaagaggaggagcctCAGCCATCATCTGCTCTggtggaggaaaagaagaagattacAGATCCTGACAGTGAAGATGTGTCAGAGGTGGATGTCCGACACATCATCGA AAATGCTAAACAGGATGTGGATGACGAATATAGCGGTGCAGCATTCGCCCGTGGGCTCCAGTCTTACTATTCTGTGGCTCACGCTGTCACAGAGAAGGTGGAGAAACAGTCCAGTTTGTTAATAAATGGACAACTCAAACAGTATCAG ATTAAAGGTCTGGAGTGGCTGGTTTCCCTCTACAACAATAACCTCAATGGGATCCTGGCAGATGAGATGGGTCTGGGAAAAACCATCCAGACTATCGCCCTCATCACGTACCTCATGGAGAACAAACGGCTCAACGGACCCTACCTCATCATTGTACCCCTCTC AACTCTTTCTAACTGGGTGTACGAGTTCGACAAGTGGGCACCGACGGTCGTGAAAGTGTCCTACAAG GGGTCTCCTGCTGCCAGAAGAGCCTTCGTCCCCCAACTGCGTAGTGGCAAGTTTAACGTTTTACTCACCACTTACGAGTACATCATCAAGGACAAACAAGTACTGGCCAAG ATTCGTTGGAAGTACATGATCGTGGACGAGGGCCACCGTATGAAGAACCACCACTGTAAGCTGACCCAGGTCCTGAACACCCACTACCTGGCCCCACGGCGAGTCCTGCTGACAGGAACGCCGCTGCAGAACAAACTACCTGAGCTCTGGGCATTGCTAAACTTCCTCCTGCCCACCATCTTCAAGAGCTGCAGCACCTTCGAGCAGTGGTTCAACGCCCCTTTCGCCATGACTGGAGAGAAG gtGGACCTTAATGAGGAGGAGACCATCTTGATTATCCGTCGTCTCCACAAAGTGCTTCGCCCCTTCCTGTTACGCAGATTAAAGAAGGAAGTGGAGGCACAGCTTCCAGAGAAG GTGGAATACGTGATCAAGTGTGACATGTCATCTCTTCAGAGGGTGCTGTACAGGCACATGCAGGCCAAGGGGGTCCTGCTCACTGATGGATCAGAGAAAGACAAGAAG GGTAAAGGAGGCACAAAGACACTGATGAACACCATCATGCAGCTGAGGAAGATCTGTAACCACCCTTACATGTTCCAGCAAATAGAG gAATCCTTCTCTGAACATTTAGGATTCTCTGGTGGGATAGTCCAGGG TCCTGACTTGTATCGGGCATCAGGAAAGTTTGAGGTGTTGGATCGAATCCTTCCAAAGCTGAGAGCCACAAACCACAAAGTGCTGCTCTTCTGTCAGATGACCTCGCTCATGACCATCATGGAGGACTACTTTGCATATCGCAACTTCAAGTATCTGCGCCTGGATG GCACTACGAAGGCTGAGGATAGAGGAATGTTACTGAAAACATTCAATGACCCGGGGTCAGAGTACTTTATCTTCCTCCTGAGCACAAGAGCCGGAGGCCTTGGCCTCAACTTGCAGTCTGCTGACACTGTAGTTATTTTTGACTCTGACTGGAACCCACATCAG GACCTGCAGGCTCAGGACAGAGCCCACCGTATCGGTCAACAGAACGAGGTGCGTGTACTGCGTCTCTGCACTGTCAACAGTGTGGAGGAGAAAATCTTGGCCGCTGCTAAGTACAAACTGAATGTGGACCAGAAGGTCATCCAGGCCGGCATGTTCGATCAGAAGTCTTCCAGCCACGAGCGCAGGGCCTTCCTGCAGGCCATCCTGGAACACGAGGAGCAAGACGAG gaggaggatgaggtaCCAGATGACGAGACGGTCAACCAGATGATTGCCAGGAGTGAGGAGGAGTTCGATCAGTTTAtg cGTATGGACCTAGACCGGCGTCGTGAGGAGGCCCGTAACCCACGGCGAAAACCTCGTCTGATGGAGGAGGACGAGCTGCCCACTTGGATCATGAAGGACGACGCTGAGGTTGAACGGTTGACctgcgaggaggaggaggagaaaatgtttggaCGAGGTTCTCGGCAGCGAAAGGAGGTGGACTACAGCGATTCACTGACCGAGAAGCAGTGGCTCAAG GCCATCGAGGAGGGCAcactggaggaggtggaggaagaggtacGTCACAAAAAGACAACCCGCAAGAGGAAGCGGGACCGCGACCTGGATCTCCCTggtccctcctcttcctccggGGGACGAGGACGAGGGGACAAAGATGAAGAtgggaagaggcagaggaagaggggacGACCGCCTGCTGAGAAACTCTCCCCCAACCCCCCCGCCCTCacaaagaagatgaagaagatcGTGGACGCTGTCATCAAATATAAAGACAG CACCAGTGGGCGTCAGCTGAGCGAGGTGTTCATCCAGCTGCCGTCTCGAAAAGAGCTGCCAGAGTACTACGAACTGATCCGCAAGCCTGTGGACTTCAGGAAGATCAAG GAGAGGATTCGAGGTCATCGCTACCGCAGTCTGGGTGACCTGGAGAGAGACGTCATGCTGCTTTTTCAAAATGCTCAGACCTTCAACCTGGAGGGATCACTG ATATATGAAGACTCCATTGTCCTCCAATCAGTTTTTACCAGTTTGAGGCAAAAGAtcgagaaggaggaggaaagtgacggagaggagagtgaggaagaggaagaggagccaGAGGAAGGATCAGAGTCTGAAT ctcGCTCGGTGAAAGTGAAGATCCGTCTGGGAAGGAAGGATAAAGGTGGAGATCGAGGGAAGGGACGCAGCAGACGAACAGGACGCACCAGAGCCAAACCTGTTGTTAGTGATGACGACTCTGAGGATGAGCAGGAAGAG GAGCACTCCCCCAGTGCCACTGATGAGGAGTCCTGA
- the LOC122872852 gene encoding transcription activator BRG1 isoform X1, producing the protein MSTPDPPMGGTPRPGPSPGPGPSPGAMLGPSPGPSPGSSHSMMGPSPGPPSSGHSQAGPSGYGPDNMHPLHKPMESMHEKSMSEESRFSQMKGLSMRQGGHSGMGPPPSPLDQHSQGYHSPLGGSDHSSPVPSNGPPSGPLMPSSSSSSSSGGPSSASAPLDGPSGDQHTLGPNNRSVPPGSSGPGPSPGPSLGSSVTSLGSGLESGGPTGPVGPGGPGGPTPFNQNQLHQLRAQIMAYKMLARGQPLPDHLQMAVQGKRPMPGMQQPQPMPSLAPGAGGGPGGGPAGPGPGPGPMGSGYSRVHGMIGPNMPPPGPSGTPAGMQGQNPNGPPKSWPEGPMVNAAAPSNAPQKLIPPQPTGRPSPAPPSVPPAASPVMPPQTQSPGQPAQPTPMMPYHAKQNRITPIQKPCGLDPVDILQEREYRLQARITHRIAELENLPGSLAGDLRTKATIELKALRLLNFQRQLRQEVVVCMRRDTALETALDAKAYKRSKRQSLREARITEKLEKQQKIEQERKRRQKHQEYLNSILQHAKDFKEYHRSITGKMQKLTKAVATYHANTEREQKKENERIEKERMRRLMAEDEEGYRKLIDQKKDKRLAYLLQQTDEYVANLTELVRAHKAAQALKEKKKKKKKKKKLEIAEGQTPALGPDGEPLDETSQMSDLPVKVIHVDSGNILTGLDAPKAGQLETWLEMNPGYEVAPRSDSEDSEEEEEEEEEEEEPQPSSALVEEKKKITDPDSEDVSEVDVRHIIENAKQDVDDEYSGAAFARGLQSYYSVAHAVTEKVEKQSSLLINGQLKQYQIKGLEWLVSLYNNNLNGILADEMGLGKTIQTIALITYLMENKRLNGPYLIIVPLSTLSNWVYEFDKWAPTVVKVSYKGSPAARRAFVPQLRSGKFNVLLTTYEYIIKDKQVLAKIRWKYMIVDEGHRMKNHHCKLTQVLNTHYLAPRRVLLTGTPLQNKLPELWALLNFLLPTIFKSCSTFEQWFNAPFAMTGEKVDLNEEETILIIRRLHKVLRPFLLRRLKKEVEAQLPEKVEYVIKCDMSSLQRVLYRHMQAKGVLLTDGSEKDKKGKGGTKTLMNTIMQLRKICNHPYMFQQIEESFSEHLGFSGGIVQGPDLYRASGKFEVLDRILPKLRATNHKVLLFCQMTSLMTIMEDYFAYRNFKYLRLDGTTKAEDRGMLLKTFNDPGSEYFIFLLSTRAGGLGLNLQSADTVVIFDSDWNPHQDLQAQDRAHRIGQQNEVRVLRLCTVNSVEEKILAAAKYKLNVDQKVIQAGMFDQKSSSHERRAFLQAILEHEEQDEVWGQEVCLRMNEEDEVPDDETVNQMIARSEEEFDQFMRMDLDRRREEARNPRRKPRLMEEDELPTWIMKDDAEVERLTCEEEEEKMFGRGSRQRKEVDYSDSLTEKQWLKAIEEGTLEEVEEEVRHKKTTRKRKRDRDLDLPGPSSSSGGRGRGDKDEDGKRQRKRGRPPAEKLSPNPPALTKKMKKIVDAVIKYKDSTSGRQLSEVFIQLPSRKELPEYYELIRKPVDFRKIKERIRGHRYRSLGDLERDVMLLFQNAQTFNLEGSLIYEDSIVLQSVFTSLRQKIEKEEESDGEESEEEEEEPEEGSESESRSVKVKIRLGRKDKGGDRGKGRSRRTGRTRAKPVVSDDDSEDEQEEEHSPSATDEES; encoded by the exons ATGTCAACGCCAGATCCCCCCATGGGAGGCACCCCTCGCCCAGGTCCTTCCCCTGGTCCGGGTCCCTCTCCTGGGGCTATGCTGGGCCCCAGCCCTGGACCCTCTCCAGGCTCCTCTCACAGTATGATGGGCCCCAGCCCTGGCCCTCCATCCTCTGGACACTCCCAGGCAGGACCTTCTGGATATGGCCCGGACAACATGCACCCTCTGCACAAA CCCATGGAGAGCATGCATGAGAAGAGCATGAGTGAGGAGAGCCGCTTCAGTCAGATGAAGGGACTGTCTATGAGACAGGGTGGGCACAGTGGTATGGGCCCCCCACCCAGTCCTCTAGACCAACACTCGCAAG GATACCACTCTCCATTAGGTGGCTCTGACCACTCCAGCCCTGTCCCTTCAAATGGTCCTCCCTCTGGACCTCTTATGCcatcatcctcttcttcctcctcctctggtggTCCTAGCTCTGCCTCTGCACCTTTAGATGGCCCCAGTGGAGATCAACACACTCTGGGTCCCAATAACCGGTCTGTCCCTCCAGGTAGCTCCGGCCCAGGCCCCAGTCCTGGACCCAGTCTTGGCTCCAGTGTCACCAGCCTTGGATCTGGCCTTGAATCTGGAGGCCCTACAGGTCCTGTTGGTCCTGGTGGCCCTGGTGGCCCTACTCCCTTCAACCAGAACCAGCTTCACCAACTCAGAGCCCAGATCATGGCTTATAAGATGCTGGCCCGGGGACAGCCCCTTCCAGACCACCTCCAGATGGCTGTCCAGGGGAAGAGGCCAATGCCTGGGATGCAGCAGCCGCAGCCCATGCCCAGCCTAGCTCCTGGAGCTGGAGGCGGGCCAGGAGGTGGACCagcaggaccaggaccagggcCTGGGCCAATGGGCTCAGGCTACAGTCGAGTTCACG GAATGATAGGTCCCAACATGCCTCCTCCAGGCCCATCGGGTACTCCAGCTGGGATGCAGGGGCAAAACCCAAACGGACCTCCCAAGTCCTGGCCTGAAG GCCCCATGGTTAATGCAGCAGCCCCCTCCAACGCACCCCAAAAGCTGATTCCCCCTCAGCCCACTGGCCGGCCTTCTCCTGCCCCCCCTTCGGTTCCCCCAGCTGCCTCACCAGTAATGCCTCCACAGACCCAGTCCCCCGGCCAGCCGGCACAGCCTACTCCCATGATGCCTTACCACGCCAAGCAGAACCGAATTACCCCCATTCAGAAACCTTGTGGCCTCGACCCAGTGGATATACTGCAGGAAAGGGAGTACAG GTTACAGGCTCGTATCACTCATCGTATTGCTGAACTGGAGAACCTGCCGGGTTCTCTGGCTGGTGATTTACGGACCAAAGCTACTATAGAGCTCAAAGCCCTCCGACTGCTGAACTTCCAGAGACAG CTGCGTCAAGAGGTGGTGGTGTGTATGCGCCGTGACACAGCACTGGAGACCGCCCTTGACGCCAAGGCCTACAAGCGAAGCAAACGTCAGTCTCTGCGGGAGGCCCGCATCACAGAGAAACTGGAGAAACAACAGAAGATTGAGCAAGAGCGCAAACGCAGGCAGAAACATCAG GAGTACCTCAACAGCATCCTGCAGCATGCCAAAGACTTCAAAGAGTACCACCGTTCCATCACAGGCAAAATGCAGAAACTGACCAAAGCTGTGGCCACCTATCATGCCAACACTGAACGGGAGcagaagaaagagaatgagcgcattgagaaagagaggatgaggaggctTATG gctgaggatgaggagggcTATCGTAAACTGATTGACCAGAAGAAGGACAAGCGTCTGGCGTACCTGCTGCAGCAAACTGACGAGTATGTCGCCAACCTCACCGAGCTGGTCAGAGCTCACAAAGCTGCGCAGGCCCtcaaggagaagaagaagaaaaagaagaaaaagaagaag TTGGAGATTGCTGAGGGTCAGACTCCTGCCTTGGGTCCGGATGGAGAG CCTCTGGATGAGACGAGTCAGATGAGTGACCTGCCTGTGAAGGTCATCCATGTAGACAGTGGGAACATCCTGACAGGATTGGACGCACCTAAAGCTGGACAGCTGGAGACCTGGCTGGAGATGAACCCTGG TTATGAGGTGGCTCCCCGCTCAGacagtgaagacagtgaggaggaggaagaggaggag gaggaagaggaggagcctCAGCCATCATCTGCTCTggtggaggaaaagaagaagattacAGATCCTGACAGTGAAGATGTGTCAGAGGTGGATGTCCGACACATCATCGA AAATGCTAAACAGGATGTGGATGACGAATATAGCGGTGCAGCATTCGCCCGTGGGCTCCAGTCTTACTATTCTGTGGCTCACGCTGTCACAGAGAAGGTGGAGAAACAGTCCAGTTTGTTAATAAATGGACAACTCAAACAGTATCAG ATTAAAGGTCTGGAGTGGCTGGTTTCCCTCTACAACAATAACCTCAATGGGATCCTGGCAGATGAGATGGGTCTGGGAAAAACCATCCAGACTATCGCCCTCATCACGTACCTCATGGAGAACAAACGGCTCAACGGACCCTACCTCATCATTGTACCCCTCTC AACTCTTTCTAACTGGGTGTACGAGTTCGACAAGTGGGCACCGACGGTCGTGAAAGTGTCCTACAAG GGGTCTCCTGCTGCCAGAAGAGCCTTCGTCCCCCAACTGCGTAGTGGCAAGTTTAACGTTTTACTCACCACTTACGAGTACATCATCAAGGACAAACAAGTACTGGCCAAG ATTCGTTGGAAGTACATGATCGTGGACGAGGGCCACCGTATGAAGAACCACCACTGTAAGCTGACCCAGGTCCTGAACACCCACTACCTGGCCCCACGGCGAGTCCTGCTGACAGGAACGCCGCTGCAGAACAAACTACCTGAGCTCTGGGCATTGCTAAACTTCCTCCTGCCCACCATCTTCAAGAGCTGCAGCACCTTCGAGCAGTGGTTCAACGCCCCTTTCGCCATGACTGGAGAGAAG gtGGACCTTAATGAGGAGGAGACCATCTTGATTATCCGTCGTCTCCACAAAGTGCTTCGCCCCTTCCTGTTACGCAGATTAAAGAAGGAAGTGGAGGCACAGCTTCCAGAGAAG GTGGAATACGTGATCAAGTGTGACATGTCATCTCTTCAGAGGGTGCTGTACAGGCACATGCAGGCCAAGGGGGTCCTGCTCACTGATGGATCAGAGAAAGACAAGAAG GGTAAAGGAGGCACAAAGACACTGATGAACACCATCATGCAGCTGAGGAAGATCTGTAACCACCCTTACATGTTCCAGCAAATAGAG gAATCCTTCTCTGAACATTTAGGATTCTCTGGTGGGATAGTCCAGGG TCCTGACTTGTATCGGGCATCAGGAAAGTTTGAGGTGTTGGATCGAATCCTTCCAAAGCTGAGAGCCACAAACCACAAAGTGCTGCTCTTCTGTCAGATGACCTCGCTCATGACCATCATGGAGGACTACTTTGCATATCGCAACTTCAAGTATCTGCGCCTGGATG GCACTACGAAGGCTGAGGATAGAGGAATGTTACTGAAAACATTCAATGACCCGGGGTCAGAGTACTTTATCTTCCTCCTGAGCACAAGAGCCGGAGGCCTTGGCCTCAACTTGCAGTCTGCTGACACTGTAGTTATTTTTGACTCTGACTGGAACCCACATCAG GACCTGCAGGCTCAGGACAGAGCCCACCGTATCGGTCAACAGAACGAGGTGCGTGTACTGCGTCTCTGCACTGTCAACAGTGTGGAGGAGAAAATCTTGGCCGCTGCTAAGTACAAACTGAATGTGGACCAGAAGGTCATCCAGGCCGGCATGTTCGATCAGAAGTCTTCCAGCCACGAGCGCAGGGCCTTCCTGCAGGCCATCCTGGAACACGAGGAGCAAGACGAGGTCTGGGGTCAGGAAGTGTGTCTacgcatgaat gaggaggatgaggtaCCAGATGACGAGACGGTCAACCAGATGATTGCCAGGAGTGAGGAGGAGTTCGATCAGTTTAtg cGTATGGACCTAGACCGGCGTCGTGAGGAGGCCCGTAACCCACGGCGAAAACCTCGTCTGATGGAGGAGGACGAGCTGCCCACTTGGATCATGAAGGACGACGCTGAGGTTGAACGGTTGACctgcgaggaggaggaggagaaaatgtttggaCGAGGTTCTCGGCAGCGAAAGGAGGTGGACTACAGCGATTCACTGACCGAGAAGCAGTGGCTCAAG GCCATCGAGGAGGGCAcactggaggaggtggaggaagaggtacGTCACAAAAAGACAACCCGCAAGAGGAAGCGGGACCGCGACCTGGATCTCCCTggtccctcctcttcctccggGGGACGAGGACGAGGGGACAAAGATGAAGAtgggaagaggcagaggaagaggggacGACCGCCTGCTGAGAAACTCTCCCCCAACCCCCCCGCCCTCacaaagaagatgaagaagatcGTGGACGCTGTCATCAAATATAAAGACAG CACCAGTGGGCGTCAGCTGAGCGAGGTGTTCATCCAGCTGCCGTCTCGAAAAGAGCTGCCAGAGTACTACGAACTGATCCGCAAGCCTGTGGACTTCAGGAAGATCAAG GAGAGGATTCGAGGTCATCGCTACCGCAGTCTGGGTGACCTGGAGAGAGACGTCATGCTGCTTTTTCAAAATGCTCAGACCTTCAACCTGGAGGGATCACTG ATATATGAAGACTCCATTGTCCTCCAATCAGTTTTTACCAGTTTGAGGCAAAAGAtcgagaaggaggaggaaagtgacggagaggagagtgaggaagaggaagaggagccaGAGGAAGGATCAGAGTCTGAAT ctcGCTCGGTGAAAGTGAAGATCCGTCTGGGAAGGAAGGATAAAGGTGGAGATCGAGGGAAGGGACGCAGCAGACGAACAGGACGCACCAGAGCCAAACCTGTTGTTAGTGATGACGACTCTGAGGATGAGCAGGAAGAG GAGCACTCCCCCAGTGCCACTGATGAGGAGTCCTGA